The Malus domestica chromosome 06, GDT2T_hap1 genome has a segment encoding these proteins:
- the LOC103437098 gene encoding uncharacterized protein isoform X2, whose translation MVGFMCNNIVEEQAAVGKKENGDSVVHSQHRRSKSASDRNSSVSRGRVLSSRKKGKNETQVSSPSTSASRGQSPWHDNPAYINKKSPSHHRASLEKDIEQLRLHLQQEKSMRNMLERAMGRASSTLSPGHRHFSVQTKELISEIELLEEEVANREQHVLSLYRSIFEQCISRAPSELNSVVASPAHVKNMKNGSRKHPSIITNAFCSSKKFPFRHLRALVVTENSGKRTSRTRNAPLSSGKSVIDFGKNCSNPAEVHERVPSLEKTSMLRTLKDHLHQCPSKLSEEMVRCMAVVYCWLCSASSVNTEKNRLSLLSRSSTSIIRARHGAGDAPDWSGKSMVEITWISTDKSKLPHASFAIDNYRTLVEQLERVNVTQMEMNAQIAFWINLYNALVMHAHLAYGIPHSSLKRLALFHKAAYNIGGQVISANAIEQSIFGFQTLRVGRWLETFLSTGWRKKFGEDKQLRNSKLGLPVSEPLVCFALCTGAFSDPALKVYTAANVRNELEEAKKEFIKANVVVKKSKIILLSKVLERFAREASFGSDDLLKWVTENVDKMLHDLIQKCIDHKSSKKASQMVEWLPYNPRFRYVFSKDLSEKPWWL comes from the exons atGGTTGGTTTTATGTGTAACAATATAGTTGAAGAACAAGCTGCAGTTGGGAAGAAAGAGAATGGAGATTCAGTTGTTCATAGCCAACACAGGCGCTCAAAAAG TGCTTCTGACAGGAACTCAAGTGTTTCAAGAGGTCGAGTTTTAAGTTCCAGGAAGAAAGGCAAAAATGAAACGCAG GTTTCATCACCTTCAACAAGTGCTTCTAGGGGACAAAGTCCTTGGCACGACAATCCTGCTtatatcaacaaaaaatcgcCATCACACCACAGAGCCTCTTTGGAAAAAGAT ATTGAACAGTTGCGGTTGCATTTGCAGCAAGAGAAATCTATGCGTAATATGCTTGAGAGGGCAATGGGCCGAGCTTCAAGTACTCTATCTCCTGGACATAGGCATTTTTCTGTCCAG ACAAAGGAATTGATTTCTGAAATTGAAttgcttgaagaagaagttgcAAACCGCGAGCAGcatgttctctctctctacagGAGTATTTTTGAACAATGCATTAGCAGGGCACCTTCTGAGCTGAACTCAGTTGTGGCTTCCCCTGCCCATgtgaagaatatgaagaatgGATCCAGGAAGCATCCGAGTATCATTACCAATGCATTTTGTTCTTCAAAAAAGTTTCCTTTCCGACATTTGCGAGCTCTAGTTGTTACAGAAAACTCTGGAAAACGAACTTCTAGGACTAGAAATGCTCCACTATCCAGTGGCAAAAGTGTCATCGATTTTGGAAAGAATTGTTCAAATCCAGCAGAG GTTCACGAAAGGGTTCCGTCCTTAGAGAAAACATCTATGCTGCGAACTTTGAAAGATCATCTCCACCAGTGCCCTAGCAAGTTATCTGAGGAAATGGTCAGGTGTATGGCTGTTGTTTATTGTTGGCTTTGCAGTGCATCATCTGTGAACACTGAAAAAAACCGATTATCTTTGTTGTCGAGGTCATCAACTAGCATTATACGAGCTCGACACGGTGCAGGAGATGCCCCAGATTGGTCGGGCAAATCAATggtagaaataacttggatatcTACTGATAAGAGCAAGCTTCCTCATGCTTCTTTTGCCATTGACAACTACAG AACTTTGGTTGAACAACTGGAGAGGGTGAATGTTACTCAGATGGAAATGAATGCGCAAATCGCATTTTGGATCAACTTGTACAATGCTCTTGTTATGCAT GCACATTTAGCATATGGAATTCCTCACAGCTCTCTAAAAAGGTTGGCTTTGTTCCACAAG GCTGCTTACAATATTGGGGGCCAAGTTATCAGCGCAAATGCCATAGAGCAATCCATATTTGGCTTCCAAACACTCCGAGTTGGACGG TGGCTTGAGACCTTCCTTTCAACTGGGTGGAGAAAAAAATTTGGTGAAGACAAACAACTTCGCAATTCAAAATTAGGGCTTCCAGTCTCTGAACCCCTTGTGTGCTTTGCTCTTTGTACTGGAGCTTTCTCCGATCCTGCG CTAAAAGTATACACGGCGGCAAATGTTAGGAATGAACTTGAAGAGGCAAAGAAAGAGTTCATTAAAGCAAATGTAGTCGTAAAGAAGTCGAAGATAATTCTTCTGTCAAAGGTACTTGAAAGGTTTGCAAGAGAAGCATCTTTTGGCTCTGATGATCTTCTCAAATGGGTTACTGAGAATGTCGATAAGATGCTTCATGATTTGATACAAAAATGCATTGACCATAAGTCCAGCAAGAAGGCGTCTCAGATGGTAGAGTGGCTGCCATACAATCCAAGGTTCCGATATGTGTTCTCAAAGGATCTGTCTGAGAAGCCATGGTGGTTGTGA
- the LOC103437098 gene encoding uncharacterized protein isoform X1 yields the protein MVGFMCNNIVEEQAAVGKKENGDSVVHSQHRRSKSASDRNSSVSRGRVLSSRKKGKNETQVSSPSTSASRGQSPWHDNPAYINKKSPSHHRASLEKDIEQLRLHLQQEKSMRNMLERAMGRASSTLSPGHRHFSVQTKELISEIELLEEEVANREQHVLSLYRSIFEQCISRAPSELNSVVASPAHVKNMKNGSRKHPSIITNAFCSSKKFPFRHLRALVVTENSGKRTSRTRNAPLSSGKSVIDFGKNCSNPAEVHERVPSLEKTSMLRTLKDHLHQCPSKLSEEMVRCMAVVYCWLCSASSVNTEKNRLSLLSRSSTSIIRARHGAGDAPDWSGKSMVEITWISTDKSKLPHASFAIDNYRTLVEQLERVNVTQMEMNAQIAFWINLYNALVMHAHLAYGIPHSSLKRLALFHKKNKTDDGIFGIVQAAYNIGGQVISANAIEQSIFGFQTLRVGRWLETFLSTGWRKKFGEDKQLRNSKLGLPVSEPLVCFALCTGAFSDPALKVYTAANVRNELEEAKKEFIKANVVVKKSKIILLSKVLERFAREASFGSDDLLKWVTENVDKMLHDLIQKCIDHKSSKKASQMVEWLPYNPRFRYVFSKDLSEKPWWL from the exons atGGTTGGTTTTATGTGTAACAATATAGTTGAAGAACAAGCTGCAGTTGGGAAGAAAGAGAATGGAGATTCAGTTGTTCATAGCCAACACAGGCGCTCAAAAAG TGCTTCTGACAGGAACTCAAGTGTTTCAAGAGGTCGAGTTTTAAGTTCCAGGAAGAAAGGCAAAAATGAAACGCAG GTTTCATCACCTTCAACAAGTGCTTCTAGGGGACAAAGTCCTTGGCACGACAATCCTGCTtatatcaacaaaaaatcgcCATCACACCACAGAGCCTCTTTGGAAAAAGAT ATTGAACAGTTGCGGTTGCATTTGCAGCAAGAGAAATCTATGCGTAATATGCTTGAGAGGGCAATGGGCCGAGCTTCAAGTACTCTATCTCCTGGACATAGGCATTTTTCTGTCCAG ACAAAGGAATTGATTTCTGAAATTGAAttgcttgaagaagaagttgcAAACCGCGAGCAGcatgttctctctctctacagGAGTATTTTTGAACAATGCATTAGCAGGGCACCTTCTGAGCTGAACTCAGTTGTGGCTTCCCCTGCCCATgtgaagaatatgaagaatgGATCCAGGAAGCATCCGAGTATCATTACCAATGCATTTTGTTCTTCAAAAAAGTTTCCTTTCCGACATTTGCGAGCTCTAGTTGTTACAGAAAACTCTGGAAAACGAACTTCTAGGACTAGAAATGCTCCACTATCCAGTGGCAAAAGTGTCATCGATTTTGGAAAGAATTGTTCAAATCCAGCAGAG GTTCACGAAAGGGTTCCGTCCTTAGAGAAAACATCTATGCTGCGAACTTTGAAAGATCATCTCCACCAGTGCCCTAGCAAGTTATCTGAGGAAATGGTCAGGTGTATGGCTGTTGTTTATTGTTGGCTTTGCAGTGCATCATCTGTGAACACTGAAAAAAACCGATTATCTTTGTTGTCGAGGTCATCAACTAGCATTATACGAGCTCGACACGGTGCAGGAGATGCCCCAGATTGGTCGGGCAAATCAATggtagaaataacttggatatcTACTGATAAGAGCAAGCTTCCTCATGCTTCTTTTGCCATTGACAACTACAG AACTTTGGTTGAACAACTGGAGAGGGTGAATGTTACTCAGATGGAAATGAATGCGCAAATCGCATTTTGGATCAACTTGTACAATGCTCTTGTTATGCAT GCACATTTAGCATATGGAATTCCTCACAGCTCTCTAAAAAGGTTGGCTTTGTTCCACAAG aaaaataaaacagaTGATGGCATTTTTGGTATAGTGCAGGCTGCTTACAATATTGGGGGCCAAGTTATCAGCGCAAATGCCATAGAGCAATCCATATTTGGCTTCCAAACACTCCGAGTTGGACGG TGGCTTGAGACCTTCCTTTCAACTGGGTGGAGAAAAAAATTTGGTGAAGACAAACAACTTCGCAATTCAAAATTAGGGCTTCCAGTCTCTGAACCCCTTGTGTGCTTTGCTCTTTGTACTGGAGCTTTCTCCGATCCTGCG CTAAAAGTATACACGGCGGCAAATGTTAGGAATGAACTTGAAGAGGCAAAGAAAGAGTTCATTAAAGCAAATGTAGTCGTAAAGAAGTCGAAGATAATTCTTCTGTCAAAGGTACTTGAAAGGTTTGCAAGAGAAGCATCTTTTGGCTCTGATGATCTTCTCAAATGGGTTACTGAGAATGTCGATAAGATGCTTCATGATTTGATACAAAAATGCATTGACCATAAGTCCAGCAAGAAGGCGTCTCAGATGGTAGAGTGGCTGCCATACAATCCAAGGTTCCGATATGTGTTCTCAAAGGATCTGTCTGAGAAGCCATGGTGGTTGTGA